In the Paralichthys olivaceus isolate ysfri-2021 chromosome 17, ASM2471397v2, whole genome shotgun sequence genome, one interval contains:
- the epc1a gene encoding enhancer of polycomb homolog 1 isoform X1 — translation MSKLSFRARALDASKPLPVFRCEDLPDLHEYASINRAVPQMPTGMEKEEESEHHLQRAISAQQVYGEKRDNMVIPVPEAECNITHYESLYPGEFKMPKQLIHIQPFSLDTEQPDYDLDSEDETFVNKLKKKMEITALQFEEMIDRLEKGSGQQLVTLQEAKLLLKEDDELIKEVFDYWSRKRKICKGGSLIPNVKQEKRDGSSTSDPYVAFRRRTEKMQTRKNRKNDEASYEKMLKLRRDLSRAVTILEMIKRREKSKRELLHLTLEIVEKRNVMPDFGSEVMAEALAQRALVKPVYTIPIIPLSNSNQYRHQDHLDMKDYKKPEKTEAVRTKRKYEKKPKIPPLSTPQHSGPSVFNPKDLNQYDFPSSDEEPFSQIHSGSSEAEEENDPDGCYAFRRKAGCQYYASRPAQSGNWPWVSPSEGGLGDPRFRFCLTSLNTPRRCIGLARRRVGRGGRVLLDRAHTDLDNICQSLDSDPEPEPLTSPLPSSPLRNSNASTSETNTSDPASSSHLPTASSPRTSSSSSSTPMDLSQILLNIKSSRWRHFRPRTLSHHPLGGVGLSRRGFRDCSRTVSGLTRTLSGGSSSQNRTGPAPTPVNVFTAEQYQQHQEQLALMKKQQLEQSQKQQQANNPATATKTQALVSKTLDQASAQFAASALVTTDQLLAFKSKEELVLASGVNGVLAGAGVFKGLHLSSTTAALHQTNQSTHTAASAAPTFLQPSANSATPSPANAVPTSLTSTPSPHAAAALGLLGCSAANATPATTQVLIGNNICLSVPSAASLAGRHIPRTLGNVPPSALKLSAATNLQMPKVSGASSMDMGSRDNHDEDKPALNSIADNTVAMEVT, via the exons ATGAGTAAATTGTCGTTTCGGGCTCGGGCGCTGGATGCTAGCAAGCCCCTGCCCGTCTTCCGCTGCGAGGATTTGCCGGACCTGCACGAATATGCCTCGATCAACCGGGCGGTGCCGCAGATGCCAACCgggatggagaaagaggaggaatcg GAGCACCATCTCCAGCGGGCCATCTCGGCGCAGCAGGTGTACGGCGAGAAGCGGGACAACATGGTTATCCCCGTCCCAGAGGCAGAGTGCAACATCACGCACTACGAGTCCCTCTACCCCGGGGAGTTCAAGATGCCAAAGCAGCTTATTCACATACAGC CTTTCAGTTTGGATACAGAGCAGCCAGACTACGACCTAGATTCAGAGGATGAGACGTTTGTGAATaagctgaagaagaagatggaaatCACCGCCCTGCAGTTTGAAGAAATGATTGACCGGTTGGAGAAAGGCAGTGGACAACAG CTCGTAACTCTGCAGGAAGCCAAACTACTGCTGAAAGAGGACGATGAGCTGATCAAGGAGGTTTTCGACTACTGGAGCCGCAAGAGGAAAATCTGCAAGGGTGGCTCCCTCATCCCCAATGTCAAGCAGGAGAAGAGGGATGGCTCTAGCACCAGCGACCCCTATGTGGCCTTCCGCCGACGCACGGAAAAGATGCAGACCCGAAAG AACCGAAAGAATGACGAGGCGTCGTACGAGAAGATGCTGAAGCTGCGCCGGGACCTGAGCCGAGCTGTCACCATCCTGGAGATGATCAAGAGGCGGGAGAAGAGCAAGAGGGAACTGCTGCACCTCACACTGGAGATCGTGGAGAAGAG GAATGTCATGCCAGACTTTGGCAGTGAGGTGATGGCAGAGGCTCTGGCGCAGCGGGCTCTCGTGAAGCCTGTCTACACCATCCCCATCATTCCTCTGTCCAACAGTAACCAGTACAGACATCAGGACCACTTGGACATGAAGGACTACAAGAAG CCGGAGAAGACGGAGGCCGTACGAACCAAAAGGAAATATGAAAAGAAACCCAAGATCCCTCCTCTTTCAACACCGCAACATTCAGGGCCCTCTGTGTTCAATCCCAAGGACCTCAATCAGTACGATTTCCCCAGCTCAGACGAAGAACCATTCTCACAG atCCATTCAGGTTCCTCAGAAGCAGAAGAGGAGAATGACCCAGATGGCTGCTACGCGTTCAGGAGGAAGGCCGGCTGTCAGTACTACGCT TCTCGTCCAGCCCAGAGCGGCAACTGGCCCTGGGTAAGCCCGTCGGAAGGCGGGCTTGGTGACCCACGCTTCCGCTTCTGTCTGACGTCGCTGAACACGCCGCGGCGCTGCATAGGTTTGGCGCGGCGCCGCGTGGGCAGAGGGGGCAG ggttttGTTGGACAGAGCGCACACAGATCTAGACAACATCTGTCAGAGCCTGGACTCTGACCCGGAGCCAGAACCACTCACCTCACCACTTCCAAGCTCTCCGCTCCGCAACTCTAACGCCAGTACCTCAGAAACCAATACCTCGGACCCAGCCAGCTCCTCCCACCTTCCCACCGCTTCATCGCCCCGGAcgtcctcctcatcatcatcaacaccaATGGACCTCAGCCAGATTCTTTTGAACATTAAATCTAGCCGCTGGAGGCACTTCAGACCACGGACGCTATCCCATCACCCCTTGGGTGGAGTAGGCTTGTCTCGCAGAGGATTTAGGGATTGTAGCCGGACAGTGTCAGGACTAACCAGGACCTTGTCTGGAGGATCCAGCTCCCAGAACCGCACTGGCCCGGCTCCTACCCCAGTCAATG TGTTCACGGCGGAGCAGTACCAGCAGCACCAGGAGCAGCTGGCCCTCATGAAGaaacagcagctggagcagagtCAAAAGCAGCAACAAGCCAACAACCCTGCAACAGCTACCAAGACACAG GCTCTTGTGTCCAAGACGCTAGACCAGGCCAGCGCCCAGTTCGCTGCTTCGGCCCTCGTCACCACGGACCAGCTGCTGGCCTTCAAGTCCAAAGAGGAGCTGGTGCTGGCAAGTGGAGTCAACGGGGTCCTGGCAGGCGCAG GTGTTTTCAAAGGCTTGCACCTCTCCAGCACAACTGCAGCCCTTCACCAGACCAACCAGTCGACACACACCGCCGCCTCCGCAGCCCCGACTTTCCTCCAGCCCTCCGCTAACTCGGCCACGCCCTCGCCAGCCAACGCCGTCCCCACCTCCCTCACCTCCACCCCCAGCCCCCACGCAGCGGCGGCGCTTGGGCTCCTGGGATGCAGCGCTGCCAACGCCACCCCCGCCACCACTCAGGTCCTCATCGGGAACAACATCTGTCTGAGCGTGCCGTCGGCCGCCAGCCTGGCCGGACGCCACATCCCCCGGACCCTCGGCAACGTGCCGCCCTCTGCCTTAAAGCTGTCCGCCGCCACCAACCTGCAGATGCCCAAAGTCTCCGGAGCATCGTCCATGGACATGGGCTCAAG GGATAATCACGACGAAGACAAGCCAGCACTGAACAGTATAGCAGACAACACAGTGGCCATGGAGGTGACGTAG
- the epc1a gene encoding enhancer of polycomb homolog 1 isoform X2, translated as MVIPVPEAECNITHYESLYPGEFKMPKQLIHIQPFSLDTEQPDYDLDSEDETFVNKLKKKMEITALQFEEMIDRLEKGSGQQLVTLQEAKLLLKEDDELIKEVFDYWSRKRKICKGGSLIPNVKQEKRDGSSTSDPYVAFRRRTEKMQTRKNRKNDEASYEKMLKLRRDLSRAVTILEMIKRREKSKRELLHLTLEIVEKRNVMPDFGSEVMAEALAQRALVKPVYTIPIIPLSNSNQYRHQDHLDMKDYKKPEKTEAVRTKRKYEKKPKIPPLSTPQHSGPSVFNPKDLNQYDFPSSDEEPFSQIHSGSSEAEEENDPDGCYAFRRKAGCQYYASRPAQSGNWPWVSPSEGGLGDPRFRFCLTSLNTPRRCIGLARRRVGRGGRVLLDRAHTDLDNICQSLDSDPEPEPLTSPLPSSPLRNSNASTSETNTSDPASSSHLPTASSPRTSSSSSSTPMDLSQILLNIKSSRWRHFRPRTLSHHPLGGVGLSRRGFRDCSRTVSGLTRTLSGGSSSQNRTGPAPTPVNVFTAEQYQQHQEQLALMKKQQLEQSQKQQQANNPATATKTQALVSKTLDQASAQFAASALVTTDQLLAFKSKEELVLASGVNGVLAGAGVFKGLHLSSTTAALHQTNQSTHTAASAAPTFLQPSANSATPSPANAVPTSLTSTPSPHAAAALGLLGCSAANATPATTQVLIGNNICLSVPSAASLAGRHIPRTLGNVPPSALKLSAATNLQMPKVSGASSMDMGSRDNHDEDKPALNSIADNTVAMEVT; from the exons ATGGTTATCCCCGTCCCAGAGGCAGAGTGCAACATCACGCACTACGAGTCCCTCTACCCCGGGGAGTTCAAGATGCCAAAGCAGCTTATTCACATACAGC CTTTCAGTTTGGATACAGAGCAGCCAGACTACGACCTAGATTCAGAGGATGAGACGTTTGTGAATaagctgaagaagaagatggaaatCACCGCCCTGCAGTTTGAAGAAATGATTGACCGGTTGGAGAAAGGCAGTGGACAACAG CTCGTAACTCTGCAGGAAGCCAAACTACTGCTGAAAGAGGACGATGAGCTGATCAAGGAGGTTTTCGACTACTGGAGCCGCAAGAGGAAAATCTGCAAGGGTGGCTCCCTCATCCCCAATGTCAAGCAGGAGAAGAGGGATGGCTCTAGCACCAGCGACCCCTATGTGGCCTTCCGCCGACGCACGGAAAAGATGCAGACCCGAAAG AACCGAAAGAATGACGAGGCGTCGTACGAGAAGATGCTGAAGCTGCGCCGGGACCTGAGCCGAGCTGTCACCATCCTGGAGATGATCAAGAGGCGGGAGAAGAGCAAGAGGGAACTGCTGCACCTCACACTGGAGATCGTGGAGAAGAG GAATGTCATGCCAGACTTTGGCAGTGAGGTGATGGCAGAGGCTCTGGCGCAGCGGGCTCTCGTGAAGCCTGTCTACACCATCCCCATCATTCCTCTGTCCAACAGTAACCAGTACAGACATCAGGACCACTTGGACATGAAGGACTACAAGAAG CCGGAGAAGACGGAGGCCGTACGAACCAAAAGGAAATATGAAAAGAAACCCAAGATCCCTCCTCTTTCAACACCGCAACATTCAGGGCCCTCTGTGTTCAATCCCAAGGACCTCAATCAGTACGATTTCCCCAGCTCAGACGAAGAACCATTCTCACAG atCCATTCAGGTTCCTCAGAAGCAGAAGAGGAGAATGACCCAGATGGCTGCTACGCGTTCAGGAGGAAGGCCGGCTGTCAGTACTACGCT TCTCGTCCAGCCCAGAGCGGCAACTGGCCCTGGGTAAGCCCGTCGGAAGGCGGGCTTGGTGACCCACGCTTCCGCTTCTGTCTGACGTCGCTGAACACGCCGCGGCGCTGCATAGGTTTGGCGCGGCGCCGCGTGGGCAGAGGGGGCAG ggttttGTTGGACAGAGCGCACACAGATCTAGACAACATCTGTCAGAGCCTGGACTCTGACCCGGAGCCAGAACCACTCACCTCACCACTTCCAAGCTCTCCGCTCCGCAACTCTAACGCCAGTACCTCAGAAACCAATACCTCGGACCCAGCCAGCTCCTCCCACCTTCCCACCGCTTCATCGCCCCGGAcgtcctcctcatcatcatcaacaccaATGGACCTCAGCCAGATTCTTTTGAACATTAAATCTAGCCGCTGGAGGCACTTCAGACCACGGACGCTATCCCATCACCCCTTGGGTGGAGTAGGCTTGTCTCGCAGAGGATTTAGGGATTGTAGCCGGACAGTGTCAGGACTAACCAGGACCTTGTCTGGAGGATCCAGCTCCCAGAACCGCACTGGCCCGGCTCCTACCCCAGTCAATG TGTTCACGGCGGAGCAGTACCAGCAGCACCAGGAGCAGCTGGCCCTCATGAAGaaacagcagctggagcagagtCAAAAGCAGCAACAAGCCAACAACCCTGCAACAGCTACCAAGACACAG GCTCTTGTGTCCAAGACGCTAGACCAGGCCAGCGCCCAGTTCGCTGCTTCGGCCCTCGTCACCACGGACCAGCTGCTGGCCTTCAAGTCCAAAGAGGAGCTGGTGCTGGCAAGTGGAGTCAACGGGGTCCTGGCAGGCGCAG GTGTTTTCAAAGGCTTGCACCTCTCCAGCACAACTGCAGCCCTTCACCAGACCAACCAGTCGACACACACCGCCGCCTCCGCAGCCCCGACTTTCCTCCAGCCCTCCGCTAACTCGGCCACGCCCTCGCCAGCCAACGCCGTCCCCACCTCCCTCACCTCCACCCCCAGCCCCCACGCAGCGGCGGCGCTTGGGCTCCTGGGATGCAGCGCTGCCAACGCCACCCCCGCCACCACTCAGGTCCTCATCGGGAACAACATCTGTCTGAGCGTGCCGTCGGCCGCCAGCCTGGCCGGACGCCACATCCCCCGGACCCTCGGCAACGTGCCGCCCTCTGCCTTAAAGCTGTCCGCCGCCACCAACCTGCAGATGCCCAAAGTCTCCGGAGCATCGTCCATGGACATGGGCTCAAG GGATAATCACGACGAAGACAAGCCAGCACTGAACAGTATAGCAGACAACACAGTGGCCATGGAGGTGACGTAG